A region of Streptomyces sp. WMMC500 DNA encodes the following proteins:
- a CDS encoding SMI1/KNR4 family protein — protein MATHSPPRQPILYVIDEDFLPPDRGDEQEGPPEATDPAGDPDEAVRLFHRYRRLTADILGYEQELPGPAGEADIAAAEEKLGFPLPPDLRALYGIADGDGDLVNALFDRHPWLAVAELGEQDDEWLDIARDLDVEPWREVVFDACPPNAVRRSPLRAGWIRFASDTGGNWLAVDMEPGPGGRPGQVIEVGVDYTEGPVHVADSVTTFLCRLVEALERGDHRRSGKNLWIEAGLPDPPGGHATYGDSRPTPARAERAGPRVQEVRVSDVTDSAFLAVLPEVRSLRLTSTGSPDLTPVGDRPVEYLELDVASADLTAPARNRELRALSVTCARPVELAPLRGLPRLWALDIAAAAVADLATVADLAELRYLEVTRDQWEELSACDGLPPLAVVGVHPHRPGSEERSPTVWEIMDDEPPSAARRP, from the coding sequence ATGGCGACGCACTCCCCACCCCGGCAGCCGATCCTGTACGTGATCGACGAGGACTTCCTGCCACCCGATCGGGGCGACGAGCAGGAGGGGCCGCCCGAGGCTACCGATCCCGCCGGCGATCCGGACGAGGCGGTGCGGCTCTTCCACCGCTACCGGCGGCTGACGGCCGACATCCTCGGGTACGAGCAGGAGCTCCCCGGGCCGGCGGGCGAGGCGGACATCGCGGCGGCGGAGGAGAAGCTGGGCTTCCCGCTGCCCCCGGACCTGCGCGCCCTGTACGGCATCGCCGACGGCGACGGTGACCTCGTCAACGCCCTGTTCGACCGGCACCCCTGGCTCGCCGTCGCCGAACTGGGCGAGCAGGACGACGAGTGGCTGGACATCGCCCGGGACCTGGACGTCGAACCCTGGCGCGAGGTCGTCTTCGACGCCTGTCCGCCGAACGCGGTCCGGAGGTCCCCGCTGCGTGCCGGGTGGATACGGTTCGCCAGCGACACGGGCGGCAACTGGCTGGCCGTGGACATGGAGCCGGGACCGGGCGGCCGCCCCGGCCAGGTCATCGAGGTGGGCGTCGACTACACGGAGGGGCCGGTCCACGTCGCCGACTCCGTCACCACGTTCCTGTGCCGGCTGGTGGAAGCGCTGGAACGCGGTGACCACCGCCGCAGCGGCAAGAACCTGTGGATCGAAGCGGGCCTTCCGGACCCGCCGGGCGGGCACGCCACGTACGGCGACTCCCGGCCCACGCCCGCACGGGCCGAGCGGGCCGGGCCGCGCGTGCAGGAGGTCCGGGTGAGCGACGTGACGGACTCCGCCTTCCTCGCCGTACTGCCCGAGGTACGTTCCCTGCGGCTGACGAGCACGGGCTCGCCCGACCTGACACCGGTCGGCGACCGTCCGGTGGAGTACCTGGAACTCGACGTGGCATCGGCCGACCTGACGGCGCCGGCCCGCAACCGGGAACTGCGCGCGCTGTCGGTCACCTGCGCGCGCCCCGTCGAGCTGGCTCCGCTCCGAGGGCTGCCCCGCCTGTGGGCACTCGACATCGCGGCGGCAGCCGTCGCCGACCTCGCCACCGTGGCCGACCTGGCGGAGTTGCGGTACCTGGAGGTCACCCGGGACCAGTGGGAGGAACTGTCCGCATGCGACGGCCTGCCTCCGCTGGCCGTCGTCGGCGTCCACCCCCACCGCCCCGGCTCCGAGGAGCGGTCCCCGACGGTCTGGGAGATCATGGACGACGAACCGCCCTCGGCTGCACGACGGCCATGA
- a CDS encoding helix-turn-helix transcriptional regulator: MDNREEVREFLTSRRAKITPERAGLPPGGRRRVPGLRRSEVAALADMSVEYYAKLERGNLAGASPPVLEALARALMLDDAERAHLLNLAQAADGSDALTRPRRRRTKDRWKPHRSLQWTLDAVTAGPAFVRNGRMDVLAANHLARAFYSDLYATPGNQANLARFQFLDPASRRFYPDWALFADMAVAILRTEAGRNPHDKDLHDLVGELSTRSEEFRTRWGAHNVRRHGTGTKRFHHHAVGDLTLAYEGLEMAAEPGLTLTVYTAEPGSPSEEALRLLASWSATPDTEAAAPRRSATG, translated from the coding sequence ATGGACAACCGTGAGGAGGTCCGCGAGTTCCTGACGTCGCGGCGAGCGAAGATCACCCCCGAGCGGGCCGGCCTGCCCCCCGGCGGCAGAAGGCGCGTGCCCGGGCTGCGCCGCAGCGAGGTCGCGGCCCTGGCCGACATGAGCGTCGAGTACTACGCCAAGCTCGAACGCGGCAACCTCGCCGGCGCCTCCCCGCCCGTTCTGGAGGCGCTCGCCCGCGCTCTGATGCTCGACGACGCCGAACGCGCCCACCTGCTGAACCTCGCCCAGGCGGCCGACGGCTCCGACGCCCTCACCCGGCCCCGCAGGCGGCGTACGAAGGACCGGTGGAAGCCGCACCGCAGCCTCCAGTGGACGCTGGACGCCGTCACCGCGGGACCCGCGTTCGTCCGCAACGGCCGCATGGACGTCCTCGCCGCCAACCACCTCGCGCGCGCCTTCTACTCCGACCTCTACGCCACCCCCGGCAACCAGGCCAACCTCGCCCGCTTCCAGTTCCTCGACCCCGCCTCCCGGCGCTTCTACCCCGACTGGGCTCTCTTCGCCGACATGGCGGTGGCCATCCTGCGCACCGAGGCGGGCCGCAACCCCCACGACAAGGACCTGCACGACCTGGTCGGCGAGCTTTCCACCCGCAGCGAGGAGTTCCGCACCCGCTGGGGCGCCCACAACGTCCGCCGGCACGGCACCGGCACGAAACGCTTCCACCACCACGCCGTCGGCGACCTCACCCTCGCCTACGAGGGCCTGGAGATGGCCGCCGAACCCGGCCTCACCCTCACCGTCTACACCGCGGAACCCGGCTCCCCCTCCGAAGAGGCCCTCCGCCTCCTCGCCTCCTGGAGCGCCACCCCGGACACCGAAGCCGCCGCCCCGCGACGCTCCGCCACCGGGTGA
- a CDS encoding ANTAR domain-containing protein: protein MRPPRPQSRSSAVPAHPDDLVVEIETAVGEAEVSSDLLAHVARRLIELSEENAQLKQAIESRPVVDQARGVLIAVLGADEDEAWEVLLDASQHANIPLRHVAEALLASAAGRPLPPDLRVPLRRAMSKVRWGTGDKKKREG, encoded by the coding sequence ATGCGACCTCCCCGCCCACAGAGCCGCTCCTCCGCCGTGCCCGCGCACCCGGACGACCTCGTCGTGGAGATCGAGACGGCCGTCGGCGAGGCGGAGGTCTCTTCCGACCTGCTCGCACACGTGGCCCGGCGGCTGATCGAGCTGAGCGAGGAGAACGCGCAGCTCAAGCAGGCCATCGAAAGCCGGCCGGTAGTCGACCAGGCACGCGGCGTACTGATCGCCGTGCTCGGGGCGGACGAGGACGAGGCCTGGGAGGTGCTGCTGGACGCGTCCCAGCACGCCAACATCCCGCTACGGCACGTGGCCGAAGCCCTCCTCGCCTCCGCGGCCGGCCGGCCGCTGCCGCCGGACCTGCGGGTTCCGCTGCGGAGGGCCATGAGCAAGGTGCGCTGGGGCACCGGGGACAAGAAGAAGCGCGAGGGGTAG
- a CDS encoding universal stress protein, protein MAMRRVVVGVDGSDPSMAAVRWAAEDAAARPVPLRLVHAEAALPGDRQAGARGSLREEWVGDRIDTAWREAARRHPDLEISGGETTETAVKALLEAAQEGDLLVLGSRGIGAAAGFFTGSVALPVVAHASVPTVLVREDWYPDTDRDLPVVVGVDPAHRCDPVLEFAFETAHRSGSPLRVLHMWRRSSVYAYPSALPDPKIGADLATEARQKLDAALGTWQARYPGVPTERELLDGEVAPRLLEQGAGARLLVGGRRLHRHRRFPTLIGPVTHALMHHAIAPVAVVPHE, encoded by the coding sequence ATGGCGATGCGGCGCGTGGTGGTCGGTGTGGACGGGTCGGACCCGAGCATGGCCGCCGTTCGGTGGGCGGCGGAGGACGCGGCCGCGCGTCCGGTCCCGCTGCGCCTCGTCCACGCGGAGGCGGCGCTGCCGGGTGACCGGCAGGCCGGCGCCCGCGGCTCGCTCCGGGAGGAGTGGGTCGGGGACCGGATCGACACCGCATGGCGGGAGGCGGCCCGGCGCCACCCGGACCTGGAGATCAGCGGTGGCGAGACGACGGAGACGGCGGTCAAGGCACTCCTGGAGGCGGCGCAGGAGGGGGACCTGCTCGTCCTGGGGTCGCGGGGCATCGGTGCGGCCGCGGGCTTCTTCACCGGAAGCGTGGCGCTGCCGGTGGTCGCGCACGCCTCCGTACCCACCGTTCTGGTGCGGGAGGACTGGTACCCCGACACGGATCGCGATCTCCCCGTCGTGGTGGGCGTGGATCCGGCCCACCGGTGCGACCCGGTGCTGGAGTTCGCCTTCGAAACCGCCCACCGGTCCGGCAGCCCGCTGCGCGTCCTGCACATGTGGCGGCGCTCGTCCGTCTACGCCTACCCGTCGGCGCTGCCGGACCCGAAGATCGGCGCCGACCTGGCGACGGAAGCGCGGCAGAAGCTCGACGCCGCCCTGGGCACGTGGCAGGCGCGCTATCCCGGCGTGCCGACGGAACGCGAGCTGCTGGACGGCGAGGTGGCGCCCCGTCTGCTGGAGCAGGGCGCCGGCGCCCGGCTGCTCGTCGGGGGCCGCCGTCTGCACCGGCACCGGCGGTTCCCGACGCTGATCGGCCCGGTGACGCACGCCCTGATGCACCACGCCATCGCGCCCGTGGCCGTCGTCCCGCACGAGTGA
- a CDS encoding SseB family protein produces MTYHPDGQRSAAQQALHTVAENGPDQEALHTLAESRVLLPDPAPAEEPIGPEQPQALSLPVVEQGDGTRLVPVFTSADRLEQVFPEIQHYNAVALGDLARGWPSDGPSLVIDAGAPEEVSLTAQGVRDLLATA; encoded by the coding sequence ATGACGTACCACCCGGACGGCCAGCGCTCCGCCGCCCAGCAGGCGCTGCACACCGTCGCCGAGAACGGTCCGGACCAGGAGGCACTGCACACGCTCGCCGAGAGCCGGGTGCTGCTGCCCGACCCCGCTCCGGCCGAGGAGCCCATCGGGCCCGAGCAGCCGCAGGCGCTGAGCCTGCCGGTGGTGGAGCAGGGCGACGGCACCCGCCTCGTGCCCGTCTTCACCTCCGCCGACCGCCTTGAGCAGGTCTTCCCGGAGATCCAGCACTACAACGCGGTCGCGCTCGGCGACCTCGCGCGCGGCTGGCCCTCGGACGGCCCGTCTCTGGTCATCGACGCGGGCGCGCCGGAGGAGGTCTCCCTGACGGCCCAGGGAGTGCGGGACCTGCTGGCCACCGCCTGA